AGAATTTCAATTGTTGGTATTTTGGGATGGGAATTTTCACGtatgctaaaaaaattgaatctacTTTCAAAAGTAATCTTGCAAATTTGGAGATCAAgaagttttttctttacaatgacAAGAAATTTTGTTGGgagttctaaaaaaaattatatatataaatttgtttgcTTAATTTTAGTAtgattcttaaaatatttacatgGTTGAATCAGAACACCTAACTAAGCTTAAAATAGGTTAATTTTAAGAGCCACAAATGCAAGAATTTTGTGAGCCACACTAAAATTATCTATGTAAATTCATATGACATTTTCGGGACTTCCAAAAGAATTGAGATAAttccatcttattttttttcttaatttattaaatttttattgtttagaaaaaaaaaactctatgaCTTCAATAACTCTTGAAACTATTTgtgaaagtaaattaaattcttattaacatctatacaaaagattcaattgaaaaatgttaattttgtaAAGGTTTTCATCAATACTAACAGTCAAATCAAATggatacatataaatttatcaaataaatagatataaattTGTCTAAAATATGATGGTTGTAggacaaaattatcaaattgataGTACAACTCTCAATATGTCACAACCCTAATAGTTAAtggattaaaaatatcattaaacccatctaaggataaaaaaaataaataataaaagccTTGAAAGATATAACTCAACTGGTCAAACTTTGGATTTATCTTTTAGAAGTCACCAGTTTAAATACTATAAATCTTTGGACCACTGGAgatttatataatcgttaacttcaggatctATGGGATTAGTTGAAGTGCACACAAACTAACCTAAAtacccatattaataataaaaaaaatcagactaTTTACTAATAGAAAAATCTGTTGGTATATAGAGCTTTTTCATTGTTAGATAGTTTACCAATGAGAATTTTTCATTGCTATTTCCATTATGGTAAATAAACCCCTAATttagtgcaaaaaaaaaaaaaaaatgcccccTTCCAATTTTGAGAGATGGAATAATTGtccgaaaaaaaatatttagacatAGTTGTTACTAAGCATATTTaagacttaattaaaaataaaatttatttattatttagagttaaaactttattaaaaaatattctaattgtATCTTCTCTTCAAATTCTGGTCagagaatttttttcttttaaaaaaaaaaaattctgtttttCCTTGCACCATGAAAAATCACGTCTTTGATGGCTTTTCTTCGCGATGGCTAGGATGCCTTAGATATTTTTTCCTCAATCCTTCCAGCTTAATTACCAATACTAAACACGAACTTGAAAATAGATTCTAGTTTGTAGTTTTCACTTGTTAAATGGCCATTACTGTGGCTTTCATCTCAAATCTCCGTTTTATTTGTACTGTCCATATAGATTTATATTTGAGAAGCATGTATTTGGCAGGCCTTAGGAGgctttggacttttttttttttttttcttttccaacttACCAAGACGAAACACAAGCTTAAAAAGAGGCCttacttttgatatttttaaatttcgtttttttatctcttaaccattttgaattgttactcatttttttttttgttctcttgttGTCATTCCTTTGCTTTTCAtctaatatttcattttttcaatcATGCGTGTGTCTAGTTAAGATACATGAAAAGCATGTCTTTGatggcctcttttttttttttttagaaaataatataaatcatatcctaaaaCCTCACATaaaagcttaaactattaggttaagatgattctttgacatggtatcagagccttgatgaccaagcggtcacgagtttgaatctcaccatctccatttatttaataaaaatcaagcacaaggtaAAATAAACTTGTGTAAATTTCAAGCGCAAAGAACTTTCACTtgaaggggtgtgttagagaataatataaatcatatcctaaaacctcacctaatagcttaagctatttagttgaaatggttctttgataCTTTTCAATAACTACagtagttttataaaaatttaacaacGGTCCAATGCCATAATTAGTATTTGCCCAGTTGCAGCACAAATATCTTCCACCAATGTCTCACATAAATGGAATGTTCGATGGTTCTTCTATAGGCAAGCCAGGTAGCTTGGGGACTGGATGCCTACTCAGATACTAAGAGGGGATGTTTCTCCGGTAGCTTATCTTCGAGCTGGTCCTTATCAATCTTTCTGAGTATAAAAAAAGCTCCAACATCGTTTCCAAGCTTCTTGGTTTGCACAATTTCCTCTCTCAACTTGAGCACTTTAAAAAGAATGCTCtatatactaatatttttaacttttgaaaaaGTAGAAGACTTAGCTGGGATACGTTTATAGTCATATTGGAAAAAAGATCCTTGCTCAATAAATGATAATGTTGTAAAATCTTATGCAGGGATGATTAATCAATCTGGGTATATTGATAAAGTAATACTTTAGTAGTGTTTTGTCACAAGATTAATTACTAGATGAAGCGAAGCAAACCAGTGAAGAGCAAAGAGTTAGGTTAGATCTTTTGAATAAATATGACCATTGGTATATAGTTGTTGATTATACATAGCGTTTCACTTAGTCCATATGCAACGTACGTCTCACTTAGTTAATAAAATGTCACGCGTAGCTTTGTAAGAGAGTCTTGTCTTGTACAAGGAATATCCTATTATATAACCTGTAACTTAATTGCCAAAGAATGAGTAAaaataatctctctctctctctctctctgcctctACCATTAACACACTCTCATACCTTGCATTTGCTATGTTGAATGTTGTATTAAGCTCTGGAGACCATTAACATAGGCTCTATTGAAATCTTACTTGCTTATTAGAGCCACTAATTTTTGGATGCAAGCTATGACTTTTGATACTTGGTCCTAGGATCTTAAAAGACTTATCATGGAGACATGTACAATATTGTATCTAAGACTTATAATGGCCATTATGAGTTTTTAATCATGCCTTTTAGCTCAATTAGTGCTTCAAATAAATTCTAGAGCTTAATGAATGAAGTGTTTTGTATGTGCCTCATGAAGTTTATTCTTGTGTTCTTTAATGACATCATAATCTACAGTTATACTTATATTAAGTACTTAAGGCATTTATAGATTGTGCTTAAGTTCTCATCAATTGgttattaaaaatagtaaatgTGTCTTCTGCAATGACACAATGTAATACTTAGGCCAAATCATTTTCAAGACATGAGTGATTATTGatccataaaaaatacaagctaTAACAATATTAATCAGTTAAGAGGCTTTATTGGGTTGATTGGATACTATAAAAAGTTTATAAGGGTTATGGTTCTATATATAAGCTCTTAAACAAACCactaaaaaaagatgtttttgaaTGAGATGATAAGGCTACAGCTGCCTTGAAACTCTTTAATAAAGTTATGACCAAGCCACTTACTTTAACACTACCAGATTTGAATAAGCTATTTGTGGTGGAGACTGATGCATCGGGTGTGGGTATAGAAACAATATTGATAAGAAGGGTATCCTATAGCTTTTATTATCAAGTTTTGTAGTCCAAGGCAACATGTCTCATCTATTTATGAAAGAGAAATGTTGGTCATCCTATAAGCTATGGTGAAATAAAGGCAGCACCTTTGAGGTAAACACTTCAAGATTAGGATAAACCATATTAGTCTTAAGTATCTACTTGATCAAGAGGTAACTTGTCCTTCCTAACAATTATGGTTACCTAAACTACtaggtttttattataaaattgagtATAAAAAGGGCAAGAACAATATCTAATGGAGAAATATATGTACTGGTGGTATTAATTATCTCTACTAATATTATAGATGAGGTTAAAAGGTAATGAAAGAAGGATGCTATTATGCAAAGTATTATACATGAATTGCTCAATGACATTAATTCTCACCTCTACTATAAGTGGATGAATAATCACTTACATAGAAAAGAGGAAATAATAGCGGGATGTGATCTTATATTGTTAGCTAAATTGATAGTTATGTATCACGACTCTGTTATAGGAGAATATTATGGCATTATACTAACTGCAAAGAGGGTGAGGTGTATTTTCTATTGGAAGAACTAGTATAAACACATATAAGGCAAATTGTTAGGGAATGtctaacttattaaaaaaacaaaatagggaATGTGCTAACCCTAGAATATTCCAGCCTCTGCCTATTCTCCAAACACCATTCAATAACATCAACATGGATTTTATAAAGGTTTTGCCTAAATCAGTTGGTAAGGAAGTCATCTTTGTGGTTGTGGATCAGTTTAACAAATATACTCATTTTATGGCCCTATTTCATTCTTATATTACTTCTATGGTGGCTAAGGTTTTCATGAACAATGTTTATAAATTACATAGGTTGCTAGTTTCAATAGTAAGTGATAGGAATATTGTGTTTTTGAGCCATATTTAGAGGTATCTTTTCACTTATCAACGAGTGGATCTATATTATTCTACTACTTATCATTCCTATTTAGATGGGCAAATTGAGTTAGTCAATAAATGCCTTGAAAATTACCTTGGATATATGACTAGCGATGCTTCTACTTAATGATCGGAGTGGTTATCCTTAGTTGGGTGGTGATACAACACTAACTACCACACTTCAACTAAATCCACCCTCTATAAAGCTCTATATGGACTAACTCATCCTATCTATATTTCCTACTTTCCTAAAGACTTGATAATAGAGgttgttgatgaattttttactaaaatggaGGAAATATTTAAGGTGATTAGAAACAATCTATAAGTAACTCGATAAAAGATgattaaactaataaataaataaaatgagagaaagaacatttaatataaaagaactAGTTTATCTCAATTTTTAGCCTTATATACAAAAATCTGAGGCATAAAAAAGTTTCTAGAAATCAGCATCTAAGTATTACGAGCCTTACCAGCTGTAGAGAGGATTAATATAATGACTTACAAATTAGGTTTTCCTTCTTCAACGGTGATCCATCTTGTCTTTCATATATTGTAATTGAAAAGATATGTGGGCAACAAGTTAGTACAAACAAGCTTATATCAAGTTTCTTGTGAACTGACTCTTCAACTTTAAGTTAtctttgacaaaaaaatgatcaaaaaaggTAATCAAGATACTACTAAAGTTTTAGTACATTGTAAACACTCATCATCATCTGATGCTAAATGGGAATTTTTAGATGACTTTAATCTCAGGTTTCCCCAATTCTCTCTTAAGGACAAGATCATTTTGAAAGGAAAGGAATTGTCACAAGATATTAATTACTGGAGGAGACAACGAAAACTAGTGAAAAAAATAGGGTTAGTTCTTTTGAATAAATATGATTGTTGGTATTTAGTTATTGATTATACACAGTGTTTCACTTAATCCATACACAACATTTCATTTAGTTAATAAAATGTCACACGTAGCTTTATAAAGAGTTAGTTGTTATCTTCTGAAGAATGTCCTGTTATATACCATGTAACAGAATTGCTAGAGAATGACTAAATAATGAAAGAATGATGTGCTAAattgattctctctctctctctccctctctcgtTGTTTTTGTTATAAGCACACTTTCATACCTTGTATTTGCTCTATTGAATGTCATATTAACCTCTAAAGACCATTAGCATAGGCTCCATTGAAATCTTACTTGCTATATATGtgtaagaaattcaaaataatcaattatGAGCAAGAATTCCATTAATATTGTTTAATGACTTGCATTTTAATAATGTACTTTTGAAGGTCATAACGAGACTTCTGGTTTAAGAAATTATGATAACTTTTTTAAGATGATGATTAGACTTTTGGCATGATACAATGATAAAGTTGTGAATGTTGTTTTGAACAATATTCATATAGTTACTAGGCACACCTCACATGACATTCAAAAGCAAATTTTACATGTTCTTACAGCTAAAATACATGATAGAATTAAAGAAGCTTTGAGAGTTTaaattttgcattattttttataaggctAGAAGAGAACAAATGActtattttaagatttgttgATAAAGATGGTTTCATAAAGGAGCATTTTCTGATCTTGCTCGTATTTATAACACTTTCATAGCTACtctaaaaattgaaatatctAGTGTTCTCTTCCGTCATTGACttgatattcaaaatatttaaggCTAAGGATACAATAGATCTATTAATATGCATCGCTAATTAAAAGGATTATAAGCATTACTTCTTAAAGATTGTCCATATAAAAACAATGTGCACTGTTTAGCTCATTAATTACAATTAACATTGAATGTTATATCTAGGCAGGTACTCATTAtacatgacattttttttcaattttacttttattgcCAATATAGTTACCTCCTTATATAAATGTCATGATGAGTTGCGATGGGTTTAACTAGCTAACATCACAAAGTGATAgagtaaatttatattattttatagatgTGCCTTGGTATAAAAGATCCTAAAACATTTGTCTTCCTTTCATCCAAAACTactctattttttatatgttttggttaGCTTTTtaaactcatatatatatataaatgctaCATGTTCCagttgagaggaaaaaaattgttttctttttccttatattcattaacttattaaattcagGTGTGTCTAACAGTAAGTCTTCGAAATgacttgtaaatatttttttttatggaattacaTAGCTCCTCATCAACTAAATATAAACCTTATATTAAGGTTAAATCATGCAAAGTTATAGTTTGCATTCCataatggaaaagaaaagtatTGTTGGATTTTGACCAAAATAGTGAAGGAGCAACCAACACTTTCCCATTAGGTTTGGTGGTGATTCTAGACAATTGAATAACATCTAAGATCTTTTGACATTTTCATTATTCACCAAAGCTTTGTTGCATCCTACCTAACCATCTAATATAACTTGCAAGAGTGATGATAAGCGATATTATGATTGACTTCTTCCATGTATTAAGATTTACATATTGTCTTATAAATGaattctttctctctcaatatCCAAATGAAAGTGGAGATCTTCTTCTTGtggtacttttttttataaaattgtccAATATATTCTTTATTCATGTTTCGTTATGCAAAACTAATTATGGACTAGTTGATATGAGGTAAGCAATACGTATATTTTTGAAAGTGAAAGATGTGTGTGGAATTTCAAGGAACAAAATTTGATGCCATTTtagtgtttaaaaaataaaagaggtcTGGggtttttaatccttttatttaaaaaaaaaatctaagaagaaTTGAGGGGAGGAGGTTGTGGAGGAAGATGGTTTTAGTAAAAACCTAAACATTGTGTCTAAAGGCCAGAAcatgcataattttttaaaagcaataaaTTAACAGACATGTCAGCACATTGAACAATAtggttgatatttttagatgaatAATGACACTTGCCATGTCATTAGTAATCAATTTGATCAATCAATTTCAGTTAAAATATAATGggggaatatttttttttttaagaaataaaggaATATATggtattgtttatataaaaaataaacatcaacaTGATAATCAAATGAGAACATTAATTGTTCGtgtttaaacataaaaaaaaaagttgaaattgatTATGAGTGGTGGAATTAACcaagtttaaaaattactaattgATCAAGGAAATGAGAAATTAGTTACCCAGATGATTAGGAATCaccattgacaaagaaaaaaaaatgatgaactaTAAGATTTGAAATTCACATGAATGACCAAAAGGTTCGGTCTTACTTAGAGCGGGAGTCTTTGATAGGTTAAATTGACCTTGTGATATAGTTTAGTTAGgatttacatgattattaataaAGAACAAGTTTAGTTTGTATTATGATTTAGTATGCGTCGTAAATGTTACTTGTATATGAttagaattaaatatttaaatgtaaTTTAAGCATTATACAATATGAATAGGATTATTTGCCTACTGAAAAAGATGGTAAGCTTCATAtatgtgaaatttttttgtaatttatttaatttatcttttttttatggttttgccTTTATTTACAACTTTTATTTACTTCCTTGTTTTATTGACCtcttttgctttcaatttttattcttctttatcTATTGTTGTTTTAGTGTAGTGTTACCTAAGATAAATAtacttttttcaaatttaaaatcttgaaatactcatagtttatttgattttgtgatgctgttatatatctttttatccGGATTCAATTGCTAGCTATAATTTTTCCTTCTTAAAAGTAAAGAAAACGATTGGTGGGCAGCATAATTGAACAGAAAATTGGTGATGGGTGAAAGATAGATGCGTTAgataaacaaaatcaatattattttgtgGTCAAGTAAAAAAAGGTAGAATATTTAGGTGCCCAACTGGGCAGGTTAAATGTACTCAAAAAGTAAAATCCAAGGCTATACGATACCAAGGATTAAGGAAGACTCTTACGTGGTTCCCTAAGTTTCTGGTCTCTCCCTCTCTTGTCAAGTCTTACCTGTCCTTGATTTAGATCCAAGTGAAACTCATAGCCAGTGAAACTTTTGTCTTTGAAGCATTCGaactcaagaacaaaaaaaaaaaaaaatccaaatcttGCATATACATAACGCGTTTAATTACTCCAGTCTCCTGAAGGGTAGTTGCAAAAAAGGCTACTACACTTTTTATCGCCGTTACAGAATCTAAGGGCCTTGTTTTTGCGGGTAAGTTTCCTTTTTCCTTCATCGCTTTTTATGAAAGTGGGTTTGTTTTTAGATCATCAAAATCCTCTGCTTTTACATTttgtacttgtttttttatggatttggtTGGTTTTGGATTGATTCCATTATAAGGGAACTTGGTTGCTTCATGTTTCCGATATGGAAGTGTTATAGatcatttttcattaattgATGAACTGGGATCACTATCATGTGTGCACTTGAGCTTTGATCcgtttctttattttgttatattcgAGTGATCGTTTGTGTCGGCCGGAAGCTCTGTAGATCAGATCCTGTATTTTCATGGAGAGTGATACAATTTCAGTTTCATGACAATGACATGCATGTTGGGGTCGCTTGTCTTGTATTGATGGGATTTGAGTTTGGATTCTTTGTTTTGCATTTCGTAGTTAGCAGATTGATTTGGACAAATTGGCAGTGCTGACAGTAATGAAAATTTGTAACAATGAGGCACAgataattaaatttgttaattgCCAATCATTTCAGTAATTGAAATTCTTTAGGCTTGATAAATTTGATAGCTGAGGTCGTTTTTTGTAGccccttttgttttattatacaTATTGGATTAGTTTGATATCTCTTAGCAGGAGCATGAAAATGATATGAGTTTTAACTTTTTAGTAGATTTCAAAAGGAGAAGTATTTGCTGTGGTTGAGTCGTATTCAACATGTCCCGGTTATCACCTCGTAGAAACCAGAGATCAAAAGGTTTTAAGGTCAAGCATGCTCTGCAAATATGTCTTCTGATTGGTGTTTGCGGCTGGCTACTTTACCAAGTCAAGCACTCTCATGATAAGAAAGCAGCATATGAGAAAAGTGTGAAAACAGAGAATGATGTTGTAAAATTAGGGCGAAAGGACCTCCAGCCTGAAGTTAAAGAAAATTTCATTGGAGATGAGAGGCacaaggaggaggaagaggaagagaacaAGAGCGAAGAAGAAAGCAAAACTGATGATAACACAGGAACAGAGGGTGGCGATGATGAGATTCATGATCATTTTCATGATAAGACAGAAGAAGGAGCTGAGCGTAGAGAAGATTCTATAGATGGGGAGAAGGAAGCAGAGGATAAGACTGAAGAGGGAGTTGAGCATAGAGAGGATTCTGTTGATGGAGAGAAGGAAAGGGAAGTGAGAAATGAGAACGTTAGTGAAGGGATGGAGAGGGAGGGTACAAGGGATAATGTTAATGATGacagagagaagggagagatcAGGGAGAATGCTAGTGAGGATAAGGAGACTGAAGAGAGCAAAAGGAGTGATGGTGAAGATAAGGAGAATGTAGAGGGAAAAGAGATGGAAATTGAAGAGAGCAAAGAAAGTGAAAGCATAAACAGAGAGACTGAAGAAAGCAAGGAGAATGAAGAGAGCAAAGAAAGTGAAAGCGAGCACAGAGAGAGTGAAGAGAGGAAGGAGAGTGAAGAGAGCAAAGAAAGCGAAAGCGAACACAGAGAGAGTGAAGACAGCAAGGAGAATGAAGCGAGCAAAGAAAGTGAAAGCGAGCACAGAGAAAGTGAAGAGAGGAAGGAAAGTGAAAGCGAACACAGAGAGAGTGAAGACAGCAAGGAgaatgaagagagaaaagaaagtgaaagtGAGCACAGAGAGACTGAAGACAGCAAGGAGCACGAAGAGAGCAAAGAGACTGCAAATGAGAATAAAGAAAATGCAagtgaagaaaaggaaagggtgGAAGAGAGTCAGCAGAAGGAAATTAAAGAGGTTGTGGAACAGATCAATgaggaagaaaataaagaaaaagagttaGAGAGTAAAGTTACAATGGAGGATCAAGTTAATGATGGAAATAATGCACATAGTGAGGAGGCAAGAGAGGAACAGTACAAGGGGGATGATGCATCCAGTGCAGTAGCCCATCAAACTCAGAATGATACGCCTGAAGAGGAGCAAGGTGATTTGAAGAAATCTGGTGAGGGAGAGCCAGtggaaaacaaagagaagaatCAGTTAGAGTTTGAAAATAGAACAAATAACACTGAAGTGGTTGACTTCAATCAAAATGAAGTTCCAAAGGTGAAAGAATCTGACTCGGGAGCAAATGATGATTCCACAAATGCAAAAACAAGTGAAGAGGGTACTAATGAAAATAACAAGCAAGACTCAGAGGGTGTTTCCCATGATACTTCCACAGTAGCAACAGTGAATGAACAGCAGCATGAAGATTCTAACTCCATTCCAGTTACTGCAGATAACGTAGTATCAAAAGAAGAGGAGTCAACCATGAATAATGTTGTGCTAGAGCAAACTGAGAAACCTGAATCAGTTGATAGCAACCAGCAATCAGAAACACATTCCAGTACAACCAATAATGGAGATTCTACAAATGTAGAGTCAATGGACTCTAGCAATTCTGGATCTGTTGCGTCAAATGGACAGACCAACTCCAATACACCTTTGTTGGCAAGCCAAAATGGTGATGCAGCTCAGATTGACAAGTCCAACAGTAGTTCTAGTGTTGAAGGGAGTACGGAAATTGTTCTACCATCAAACACAAATGAAAGTGCTGATGTTGGGCAAACCGGACATGGTGATTCTCTGCACTCTGAACAGAAAGACACATCCTCGAACACAAATAACG
This Populus alba chromosome 7, ASM523922v2, whole genome shotgun sequence DNA region includes the following protein-coding sequences:
- the LOC118063186 gene encoding uncharacterized protein, with translation MSRLSPRRNQRSKGFKVKHALQICLLIGVCGWLLYQVKHSHDKKAAYEKSVKTENDVVKLGRKDLQPEVKENFIGDERHKEEEEEENKSEEESKTDDNTGTEGGDDEIHDHFHDKTEEGAERREDSIDGEKEAEDKTEEGVEHREDSVDGEKEREVRNENVSEGMEREGTRDNVNDDREKGEIRENASEDKETEESKRSDGEDKENVEGKEMEIEESKESESINRETEESKENEESKESESEHRESEERKESEESKESESEHRESEDSKENEASKESESEHRESEERKESESEHRESEDSKENEERKESESEHRETEDSKEHEESKETANENKENASEEKERVEESQQKEIKEVVEQINEEENKEKELESKVTMEDQVNDGNNAHSEEAREEQYKGDDASSAVAHQTQNDTPEEEQGDLKKSGEGEPVENKEKNQLEFENRTNNTEVVDFNQNEVPKVKESDSGANDDSTNAKTSEEGTNENNKQDSEGVSHDTSTVATVNEQQHEDSNSIPVTADNVVSKEEESTMNNVVLEQTEKPESVDSNQQSETHSSTTNNGDSTNVESMDSSNSGSVASNGQTNSNTPLLASQNGDAAQIDKSNSSSSVEGSTEIVLPSNTNESADVGQTGHGDSLHSEQKDTSSNTNNDANPGQEQQGNNWSSQEKDKLSISSNNDGADQSSATSNANNNKNNENVNTDASQKEQVDPNNGNADQNSHSNYNGNANENTDANQSKQVESSDSSMSREEGDGSTNTSSSIDVKQNGSVDSSISQEEKEARTDLGTLPGSGTKGANGGDAATE